A section of the Oryza sativa Japonica Group chromosome 1, ASM3414082v1 genome encodes:
- the LOC107280841 gene encoding non-specific lipid transfer protein GPI-anchored 25, which yields MLCSRGDPAARADEHGGSGGGARPRLPGAGGGVVATAAASAAGAFLEVPPATPCAVAIVSVAPCLAHVAVVAPPVRPVPAPTEARCAAFLRGVSPSGGGGEGCFCHLLRNSLLGFPVNTARLGALLPTCAIANANASADSIVEAATLFADTYRGHYRGCGASGLGQEGGEEQVGEWRGRRRSRTRCGGATMSPLPMSLLLS from the exons ATGTTGTGCAG CCGCGGCGACCCAGCGGCGCGAGCGGATGAACAtggcggcagtggtggtggcgCACGTCCCCGTCTTCCCGGCGCCGGGGGTGGTGTCGTGGCCACGGCggcagcgtcggcggcgggggcgttCTTAGAggtgccgccggcgacgccgtgcGCAGTGGCCATCGTGTCGGTGGCGCCGTGCCTGGCGCACgtcgcggtggtggcgccgcccGTGCGGCCCGTGCCCGCGCCCACGGAGGCCCGCTGCGCGGCCTTCCTCCGCGGTGTCTcccccagcggcggcggcggggaggggtgcTTCTGCCACCTGCTCCGCAACTCGCTCCTCGGCTTCCCCGTCAACACCGCGAGGCTCGGTGCGCTCCTCCCCACCTGCGCCATCGCCAACGCCAACGCCTCCGCGGACTCCATTGTCGAGGCCGCCACGCTCTTCGCCGACACCTACCGAGGTCATTACCGAGGTTGCGGCGCGAGTGGACTGGGgcaggagggaggggaggagcaggTCGGAGAGTGGCggggccggcgccggagccggacCCGATGCGGAGGCGCGACGATGTCGCCGCTGCCGATGTCGCTACTCCTCAGTTAG